One window of the Colletotrichum lupini chromosome 9, complete sequence genome contains the following:
- a CDS encoding proline racemase, with product MHSLRRRRHGEHTPDIGNPRPEKVEPDSEDCEADQVEFEAYREHQTYESSVDSPIMNLPSFLPPFAGTEIRTVEMHTAGEPARIVYAGYPDIPGTLLEQRSLAQTDHDHIRRSIIYEPRGHADMYGAVLRPHTELVDAGEAHMGALFLTHEGYGAMCGHATLALGRFLVDCADETVFPRRRELVVDEERQTVEVRLHAPVGVVRLTVPVVRVDVDGSTGDISGWKTDTGRRITFLSVPTFATAVDLSVPIPRDLGWPELGDAATVTMDVAFGGAFYAVVSTAALGFPSSLSKPDVSGLSNATKKLKQAFNASADLRARLEDPADDETVPGSQYLYGIMVTDTGSNDVLPTAQGCAGAETGLYFFGDQQVDRSPTGSVVQARVALAAARGERKLGQSWTYHSLVSRGVGGDRGAFVGTPVEEVEVGGRRAWRVEIPEVRFEVDYQTMTTFEGFSPFTVTTQTSPDVVIHGIKSGDATTSSLPPLLLLHGFPQSHHIWHSVATAVKDRYAVIAIDIRGYGNSSKPDGVPSYAKSAMARDCIAVMDSLGYDEDTSFYVCAHDRGARVAHKLCVDFPSRIRRAIFLDICPTLVMYETTNLDFAKAYFHWFFLIQPSPLPETLINAAPRKFLELFMGGRQLTGLQIFREEDFEFYAQVMGQPEAVGAMCNDYRASATLDLEEAEADLREGRVLRTPLVVLWGKHGVIEKCFDAVGEWRKVAGEGVEVQGRSVESGHYIPEQAPEEVVKTINEFFV from the exons ATGCACTCGCTCCGGCGCCGCCGTCACGGTGAACACACCCCCGACATCGGCAACCCGCGGCCGGAAAAGGTGGAGCCCGACTCGGAGGATTGCGAAGCGGAT CAAGTGGAATTCGAGGCTTATAGAGAGCATCAAACTTACGAATCTTCGGTTGACTCACCCATCATGAACCTGCCATCCTTCCTACCGCCCTTCGCGGGCACCGAGATCCGGACCGTGGAGATGCACACGGCCGGAGAGCCGGCGCGCATCGTATACGCCGGCTACCCAGACATACC CGGCACCCTCCTCGAACAGCGTTCCCTCGCCCAAACCGACCACGACCACATCCGCCGCAGCATAATCTATGAACCGCGCGGCCACGCGGACATGTACGGCGCCGTCCTCCGGCCCCACACAGAACTCGTCGACGCAGGCGAAGCGCACATGGGCGCCTTATTCCTCACGCACGAGGGGTACGGCGCGATGTGCGGGCACGCCACCCTCGCGCTCGGCAGGTTTCTCGTCGACTGCGCGGACGAGACGGTCTTCCCGCGGCGGCGGGAGCTGGTTGTTGATGAGGAGCGGCAAACGGTGGAGGTCAGGTTGCATGCGCCCGTTGGGGTGGTGAGACTCACGGTTCCTGTTGTGAGGGTGGACGTGGATGGCAGCACCGGGGACATCTCGGGGTGGAAGACGGATACGGGAAGGCGCATTACGTTTCTTTCTGTGCCGACTTTCGCTACGGCTGTCGATCTCTCTGTTCCGATCCCGCGGGATCTAGGGTGGCCGGAGCTAGGTGACGCCGCAACCGTGACGATGGACGTTGCGTTTGGAGGTGCATTCTATGCCGTCGTCTCCACTGCGGCTCTGGGCTTTCCGTCGTCTCTTTCGAAGCCGGACGTCAGCGGCCTCAGTAACGCAACCAAGAAGCTCAAGCAAGCCTTCAACGCCTCAGCAGACCTCCGCGCCCGCCTTGAAGATCCCGCAGACGACGAGACGGTCCCGGGCTCGCAGTATCTCTACGGCATCATGGTCACCGACACAGGTAGTAACGACGTCCTCCCTACAGCACAAGGCTGCGCGGGCGCGGAGACGGGGCTGTATTTCTTCGGCGACCAGCAAGTTGATCGGAGTCCAACGGGTTCAGTCGTGCAGGCGCGTGTTGCGTTAGCTGCTGCGCGGGGCGAGAGGAAACTGGGCCAGTCGTGGACATATCACAGTCTTGTATCGAGGGGTGTTGGCGGGGATCGCGGGGCGTTTGTAGGGACGCCCGTGGAGGAGGTTGAGGTTGGTGGGAGGAGGGCTTGGAGGGTTGAG ATCCCAGAGGTTCGCTTCGAAGTGGACTATC AAACCATGACGACCTTTGAAGGCTTCTCCCCCTTCACAGTAACAACCCAAACCTCCCCCGACGTCGTAATCCACGGCATCAAAAGCGGCGACGCAACCACCTCCTCCCTCccgcccctcctcctcctccacggCTTCCCCCAAAGCCACCACATCTGGCACAGCGTCGCAACCGCCGTCAAAGACCGCTACGCCGTCATCGCAATCGACATCCGCGGCTACGGCAACAGCTCGAAACCAGATGGCGTCCCCTCCTACGCCAAATCCGCCATGGCGCGGGACTGCATCGCCGTCATGGACTCCCTAGGCTACGACGAGGACACCTCCTTCTACGTCTGCGCCCACGACCGCGGCGCGAGGGTCGCGCACAAGTTGTGCGTAGACTTCCCCTCCCGCATCCGCAGAGCAATCTTCCTAGACATCTGTCCCACGCTGGTGATGTACGAGACCACGAACCTCGACTTCGCAAAGGCGTATTTCCACTGGTTCTTCCTCATCCAACCCTCGCCTCTACCCGAAACCCTCATCAACGCCGCGCCGCGCAAGTTTCTCGAGCTCTTCATGGGCGGACGCCAGCTCACGGGCCTGCAAATCTTCAGAGAGGAGGACTTCGAGTTCTACGCGCAGGTCATGGGCCAGCCGGAGGCCGTGGGCGCCATGTGCAACGACTACCGCGCGAGCGCGACGTTGGATCTCGAAGAGGCGGAGGCGGATCTGAGGGAGGGGAGGGTGTTGCGGACGCCGCTTGTTGTGCTTTGGGGGAAGCACGGGGTGATTGAGAAGTGTTTTGATGCGGTGGGCGAGTGGAGGAAGGTTGCTGGGGAGGGGGTTGAGGTTCAGGGGAGGAGTGTGGAGAGTGGGCATTATATCCCGGAGCAGGCGCCCGAGGAGGTTGTTAAGACGATCAACGAGTTCTTTGTGTGA